A portion of the Carya illinoinensis cultivar Pawnee chromosome 11, C.illinoinensisPawnee_v1, whole genome shotgun sequence genome contains these proteins:
- the LOC122282204 gene encoding TMV resistance protein N-like: MASTTINVQSALGTSLSSTSNDSSTWSEPQICREYDVFLNFRGEDTRYTFTDHLYNALVDKCIRTFKDNEELAYGKPIKRELLDAIDKPRMAVIILSKDYASSTWCLEELAKIVERMEDRGMRVLPIFYHVDPRDVQNQTETFASAFDEHGNHFKDQNIEKVKMWRDALKRVANLSEHYLKDGSQSKFMKSIVQLILCELRETHSNVDGDNLLVETNYLAKEEIHGIF, encoded by the exons ATGGCCTCCACAACCATCAATGTTCAAAGTGCCTTAGGTACATCTCTTTCTTCTACTTCTAACGACTCTTCTACTTGGTCTGAACCACAAATATGCCGGGAATACGATGTTTTTCTCAACTTTAGAGGCGAAGACACGCGCTATACTTTCACCGACCATCTATATAACGCCTTGGTTGATAAATGCATTCGCACCTTTAAGGACAATGAAGAACTTGCTTACGGAAAACCCATTAAAAGGGAACTCTTGGATGCAATCGACAAGCCGAGAATGGCAGTCATCATTTTGTCAAAAGACTATGCTTCTTCCACCTGGTGCTTGGAAGAACTTGCAAAGATTGTTGAACGCATGGAAGATAGAGGAATGAGAGTTTTGCCCATTTTCTACCATGTTGATCCCAGGGATGTCCAGAATCAGACAGAAACTTTCGCAAGCGCCTTCGATGAACATGGAAATCATTTCAAGGATCAGAACATAGAGAAAGTGAAAATGTGGAGAGACGCTTTGAAACGAGTGGCCAATCTATCCGAACACTATTTAAAGGATGG GTCTCAGTCAAAATTTATGAAAAGCATTGTTCAATTGATACTTTGTGAATTGCGTGAGACACACTCAAATGTTGATGGGGATAACCTGCTTGTTGAAACAAATTATCTTGCTAAAGAAGAAATTCATGgcattttttaa